A portion of the Sphingobacterium spiritivorum genome contains these proteins:
- a CDS encoding adenine phosphoribosyltransferase, which produces MIEQRLREVIRDIEDFPKPGIVFKDITPILKDAELCKEVVEAFVQRLEGKRIDAIAGIESRGFLFGMMLATRLNLPFIPIRKQGKLPYNTISESYALEYGQATIEVHEDAFEAGQHILIHDDLLATGGTVVAASKLIEKLGGQVAGFSFVISLDFLHSQGRLTRFNHDIISLVHYT; this is translated from the coding sequence ATGATAGAACAACGATTGAGAGAAGTAATCCGGGATATTGAAGACTTTCCAAAACCCGGTATAGTTTTTAAAGATATCACACCCATACTGAAAGATGCAGAACTTTGTAAGGAAGTTGTAGAAGCTTTTGTACAACGGCTGGAAGGAAAACGAATCGATGCAATAGCGGGAATAGAGAGCAGGGGATTTCTTTTTGGTATGATGCTGGCAACCCGGCTTAACCTTCCTTTTATTCCAATCCGCAAACAAGGTAAATTACCCTATAATACGATTTCCGAATCGTATGCGCTCGAATACGGACAAGCGACGATAGAAGTACATGAGGATGCATTTGAGGCAGGGCAGCATATTTTAATCCATGACGATCTGTTAGCTACAGGTGGTACAGTAGTGGCAGCCAGTAAGCTGATTGAAAAGCTAGGTGGTCAGGTAGCTGGTTTTAGTTTTGTAATCAGTCTGGATTTTCTACATAGTCAGGGCAGATTGACC